In Stieleria varia, one genomic interval encodes:
- a CDS encoding FG-GAP-like repeat-containing protein: MGKVVQAKHAVHQQMILDPNDPDVLELAGDLAVHFGEADEAIEYYRSAVDLSKPASAALMDKYARLLMNTGRVYQAADQLRALVQAYPDNPRARADYAGLIASLGMSLTVSDHLRWLLRRGKGGMEELIMLADLNKPQTDEATCRFAIEKQPEDLRPLYALMIAPAYEGKWQKVAENLAEVTAKHPDFAPAWALYGRALAQQNLNAELLTWRQQAPHDVDAWPNYWMAAGFWAENSDAPEMAASAFWKVVQIDDSHGEALSHLAANLGQIGRAEEAKLVAQRAADVAAMHLAVEGFLSWRKNSQEDCLRVARAAQQLGRPWEAEAWARASFPMTQKMDPAVKETHRAMRTVLQAETPWQLPEKTLTLRLDLSDLAEFRWDDDRGTPAPTLREPSSDTIANAEYRFADEAQQRGLDHVCRTSLTKESSFAIYQSNAGGAAVTDFDLDGWPDIYLTIVDGKPMQQDSGANQLYRNLDGNFENVTPFTSLDDRGFTQGLTVGDFNSDGFPDLLSGNIGQNRLYRNNGDGTFTDVTAESGIAGERWTSSLAIADLNGDGHGDLVEINYCGGDEVYSQDCMSDQVGEPRGCSPLVFPAEADHLYQGVGDGTFVDVSDTWLVNQSPGHGLGLVIGEIDETPGLDLYVANDESSNQFWSSQHGDDGFSFSEQATVRGIAVDARSRAQASMGIALGDADADGDLDLYVTHFTADYNTLYQQIRPGTWFDKTSSVGLLKPTLPMLAFGTEWLDADNDGNQELLVANGNVDDFSHNGHPLRMSAQFFARDQYGQWSEPDHSALGEYFSKQVVGRALVTTDIDGDGRQDAVVTHLFDPVAALVNRTPTDHTSVRLFLKGRSVHRDAIGTTITATVGNQRRIAQLTAGDGYQCANERVISIGLGGHPSAADVTVQWPGAAPISIGEMRGGFDYLLVEGETLPSVLRQHGSTH, translated from the coding sequence ATGGGCAAGGTCGTCCAGGCCAAACATGCGGTCCATCAGCAAATGATCCTGGACCCTAACGATCCTGATGTATTGGAACTTGCGGGTGACCTCGCCGTGCACTTTGGCGAGGCGGATGAAGCGATCGAGTATTATCGGTCCGCAGTGGATTTATCGAAGCCTGCTTCGGCGGCTTTGATGGACAAATACGCGCGGTTGTTGATGAACACAGGTCGCGTCTATCAGGCAGCGGACCAATTGAGAGCGTTAGTCCAAGCGTATCCAGACAACCCGCGGGCACGAGCAGACTATGCAGGACTGATCGCTTCGCTAGGAATGTCGCTAACCGTCTCGGACCACTTGCGTTGGCTGCTGCGTCGCGGCAAAGGCGGTATGGAAGAGTTGATCATGTTGGCCGACCTCAATAAACCTCAGACGGACGAGGCCACATGTCGCTTTGCAATCGAGAAGCAACCCGAGGATCTTCGCCCTTTGTATGCGTTGATGATCGCACCCGCATACGAAGGCAAATGGCAAAAGGTCGCCGAGAATTTGGCCGAAGTAACGGCAAAGCATCCTGATTTTGCACCAGCATGGGCTCTTTATGGACGAGCATTGGCCCAGCAAAACTTGAACGCGGAACTGTTGACTTGGCGACAGCAGGCTCCTCACGACGTCGATGCTTGGCCGAACTATTGGATGGCAGCCGGATTCTGGGCGGAGAATTCAGATGCACCCGAAATGGCAGCGTCTGCGTTTTGGAAAGTCGTACAGATCGATGACTCACACGGCGAAGCGTTATCACACTTGGCAGCCAATCTCGGTCAAATCGGTCGCGCCGAGGAAGCAAAGCTGGTTGCACAACGCGCGGCCGACGTAGCTGCGATGCACTTGGCTGTCGAAGGATTCTTATCCTGGAGAAAGAACTCACAAGAGGATTGCTTGCGGGTCGCTCGCGCAGCGCAGCAGTTGGGTCGGCCCTGGGAGGCCGAAGCGTGGGCCAGGGCGTCGTTTCCGATGACGCAAAAAATGGATCCGGCGGTCAAGGAAACGCATCGTGCAATGCGAACCGTCTTGCAGGCGGAGACACCGTGGCAACTGCCAGAGAAGACGCTTACTCTGCGACTCGATCTCTCCGACTTAGCTGAATTTCGCTGGGACGATGACCGTGGAACGCCCGCTCCCACTTTGCGAGAGCCCTCATCGGACACGATTGCAAACGCAGAGTATCGGTTTGCCGACGAAGCCCAGCAGCGTGGACTGGATCATGTCTGCAGGACCAGTCTCACAAAGGAATCATCGTTTGCGATCTATCAGTCCAACGCCGGCGGCGCTGCGGTCACGGATTTTGATCTGGATGGTTGGCCGGACATCTATCTGACGATCGTCGATGGGAAGCCGATGCAGCAAGACTCGGGGGCAAATCAGTTGTACCGCAATCTCGATGGCAACTTTGAGAACGTAACTCCGTTTACTTCGTTGGATGACCGAGGTTTCACACAAGGATTAACGGTTGGCGATTTCAATTCAGACGGCTTTCCAGACCTCTTGTCGGGAAACATCGGGCAGAACCGCCTGTACCGAAACAATGGAGACGGTACGTTTACCGACGTGACCGCTGAGTCGGGGATCGCCGGCGAACGCTGGACATCGTCACTGGCAATCGCAGATTTGAACGGAGACGGACACGGTGACCTCGTCGAGATCAACTACTGCGGTGGCGATGAGGTTTATTCACAAGACTGTATGTCTGACCAAGTCGGCGAGCCACGTGGTTGCAGCCCGCTGGTCTTTCCTGCAGAGGCCGATCATTTGTATCAGGGAGTCGGTGACGGCACGTTTGTAGACGTCTCTGACACTTGGTTGGTGAATCAGTCGCCAGGGCACGGCTTGGGCTTAGTGATCGGAGAGATCGATGAGACGCCCGGCCTGGATCTGTACGTTGCCAATGATGAAAGCTCTAACCAGTTTTGGTCTTCCCAGCATGGAGACGACGGGTTTTCATTCTCTGAGCAAGCGACGGTGAGAGGCATCGCGGTCGATGCCCGTTCTCGCGCGCAAGCCTCCATGGGAATTGCCTTGGGTGACGCGGATGCCGATGGCGACTTGGATCTCTACGTCACCCATTTCACCGCAGACTACAACACGCTGTATCAGCAGATTCGACCGGGGACTTGGTTCGATAAGACGTCATCAGTGGGATTGCTCAAACCGACGCTCCCCATGCTGGCTTTCGGCACCGAATGGCTAGATGCCGACAACGACGGCAATCAAGAGTTGTTGGTCGCCAACGGAAACGTGGACGATTTCTCGCACAACGGACATCCACTAAGAATGTCGGCGCAGTTCTTTGCCAGAGATCAATACGGGCAGTGGTCCGAGCCCGATCACTCTGCGCTCGGAGAATACTTTTCCAAACAAGTCGTCGGTCGCGCCCTGGTCACGACCGATATCGATGGCGATGGCCGACAGGACGCGGTGGTTACGCATCTGTTTGATCCCGTTGCCGCATTGGTCAATCGTACGCCCACTGATCACACCTCCGTCCGTTTGTTCCTCAAGGGACGTAGCGTCCATCGAGATGCGATCGGTACCACCATCACAGCGACCGTGGGCAATCAGCGTCGTATTGCTCAATTGACCGCGGGCGATGGCTATCAGTGCGCCAACGAACGGGTCATCAGCATCGGTCTGGGGGGCCATCCTTCGGCTGCCGATGTGACGGTGCAGTGGCCGGGGGCTGCTCCCATCTCGATCGGCGAGATGCGGGGTGGGTTCGACTACCTTTTGGTGGAAGGGGAAACACTACCCAGCGTGCTAAGGCAGCATGGTTCAACTCACTGA
- the pgsA gene encoding CDP-diacylglycerol--glycerol-3-phosphate 3-phosphatidyltransferase translates to MSATKPVSIYNVPNALTSVRFGLAIAVMVLIPLTYYKSALTVFVVAASTDWMDGYWARKYGQVTKFGRIFDPFVDKIIICGSFISLVSVASSGVAAWMATAVVGRELLVTSLRGMIEGAGGDFSASWLGKWKMVLQCAAIIAVLLTLIVETPAAWLIVVTQVLLWGSIALTIYSGYDYSIAAARVMSQDSTDQ, encoded by the coding sequence ATGAGTGCGACGAAACCAGTCTCGATCTACAACGTTCCCAACGCTCTGACGAGTGTCCGGTTCGGGCTGGCTATTGCCGTCATGGTTCTGATCCCGCTGACCTACTACAAATCTGCCCTGACTGTTTTTGTGGTTGCTGCGTCCACGGACTGGATGGATGGCTACTGGGCCCGAAAATACGGCCAAGTGACCAAGTTCGGCCGCATTTTTGACCCATTTGTGGACAAAATCATCATTTGTGGCTCGTTCATCTCATTGGTCAGCGTTGCATCCAGCGGCGTTGCTGCTTGGATGGCAACTGCGGTGGTCGGCCGCGAGCTGCTGGTGACCAGTTTGCGAGGAATGATTGAGGGCGCCGGGGGTGACTTTTCCGCCAGTTGGCTCGGCAAGTGGAAAATGGTCCTCCAGTGCGCCGCGATCATTGCCGTCCTCTTGACACTGATTGTTGAGACTCCAGCGGCATGGCTGATCGTGGTGACCCAAGTCCTGCTGTGGGGATCGATTGCGCTGACCATCTACTCCGGGTACGACTACAGCATCGCTGCCGCTCGCGTGATGAGCCAAGATTCAACGGACCAGTGA
- a CDS encoding serine hydrolase, protein MKRERIFLFLIVVLWMLIETSARMLAEEPKLTPQTLDRLAEPYVDGGIVQAMSVGVIDGARTWTRHYGKLGKDNSMPPTDQTVYEIGSITKVFTGVLLADAVVQKRLSLDDPLSKVLPELGKQNPELAERITLLNLSTHTSALPRLPGNWIPKDFNDPYADYNRSQLDQFLAGYRLLHTPGKYREYSNLGVGLLGDILVRKSELEYEALVRQTIFEPLKMSDSHCLANAAADVAPPHNVANAPDHQWSFNVLAPCGAIRSNTADMLKFAQACLVPPDSDLGKAIDLGWKQHLPADKSAFAMGLGWHIARDGETRWHNGQTGGYHTMLMVNRKLNAAVIVMCNTATEKIDAVAEQAIQTIAGMKVEPMSVPKTVKVSTDAMNALAGNYRLSPLVTISVRVDDDVLRVRLTGQPELPVYPSSETNWEYRAVKATLVFELDDSGKAKSLTLHQNGMKLPAPRISP, encoded by the coding sequence ATGAAACGAGAACGCATTTTCCTTTTTTTGATCGTCGTCCTCTGGATGCTGATTGAAACGTCGGCAAGGATGCTTGCGGAGGAACCGAAACTGACGCCGCAGACGCTTGATCGGCTTGCCGAACCCTATGTTGACGGTGGGATCGTTCAGGCGATGTCGGTGGGCGTGATCGATGGTGCGCGTACCTGGACACGGCACTATGGAAAATTGGGTAAAGACAATTCCATGCCACCGACCGACCAGACCGTCTACGAAATCGGGTCCATCACCAAAGTCTTCACCGGCGTGCTACTAGCTGACGCAGTGGTTCAAAAGCGACTGAGCTTGGATGATCCCTTAAGCAAGGTACTGCCCGAACTGGGCAAGCAAAACCCTGAGCTTGCCGAGCGAATCACGCTGCTCAACCTTTCGACGCACACCTCTGCATTGCCTCGATTGCCCGGCAATTGGATCCCCAAGGACTTCAATGATCCGTATGCCGACTACAACCGCTCTCAATTGGATCAATTTCTGGCCGGTTACCGACTGCTGCATACACCGGGAAAGTACCGAGAGTACTCCAATTTAGGTGTCGGCTTGTTGGGTGACATTCTGGTACGCAAAAGCGAACTTGAGTACGAAGCGTTGGTGCGTCAAACCATCTTTGAGCCATTGAAGATGTCTGACAGCCACTGCCTCGCAAACGCCGCAGCGGACGTTGCGCCCCCGCACAACGTTGCCAACGCTCCCGATCATCAATGGAGCTTCAACGTCCTGGCTCCCTGTGGAGCGATCCGCAGCAATACAGCCGACATGCTGAAGTTTGCTCAAGCGTGTTTGGTACCACCGGACAGCGATCTTGGAAAAGCGATCGATCTGGGCTGGAAACAACACTTGCCGGCAGACAAATCAGCGTTTGCGATGGGACTCGGTTGGCACATCGCACGAGATGGTGAAACTCGATGGCACAATGGTCAAACGGGCGGATATCACACCATGTTGATGGTCAATCGTAAGTTGAATGCAGCCGTGATTGTGATGTGCAACACGGCGACAGAGAAGATCGACGCGGTGGCAGAGCAAGCCATCCAAACGATTGCAGGGATGAAGGTAGAACCGATGTCCGTGCCAAAGACAGTGAAGGTATCGACCGATGCGATGAACGCGTTGGCGGGAAACTACCGGCTTAGTCCATTGGTCACCATCAGCGTGCGGGTCGACGACGACGTATTGCGGGTTCGCTTGACCGGCCAACCCGAGCTGCCGGTTTATCCATCAAGTGAAACGAATTGGGAGTACCGAGCCGTCAAAGCAACCCTTGTGTTTGAACTTGACGATAGTGGCAAAGCAAAATCACTGACGCTGCACCAAAACGGAATGAAGCTCCCTGCGCCGAGGATCTCCCCATAG
- a CDS encoding CPBP family intramembrane glutamic endopeptidase, producing MEPATLVFWTLNILVWIGVVAGVVLWLLWAVKWFALGRRTPLLESDPEAKPFWEWSDFLIMIGSFIIAYVLAAYAFAGTPSPNSLRQSVPAEQVAKPEIDAVLAKQSEHAVDSTKQRNQYRRAIVLHTFASFSAILLTLVWLQASYRRPLSAFGLGVTFADVRRGLIAAVWILSPVLLISSLVSWLVPYRHLLLDTMASDPTWDSFALLLVSAVIVTPVAEELAFRMLLQGGLQTLANRMLSNHSDPKPRSVMIFTSWAPILASSVFFALMHLGQGAAPIPLFVFSIGLGYVYRQTGRLAIPILIHFVLNLSTLCVEFSRISAGL from the coding sequence ATGGAGCCTGCGACGCTTGTCTTCTGGACACTGAACATCCTCGTCTGGATCGGTGTCGTTGCAGGTGTCGTTCTCTGGCTACTCTGGGCGGTCAAATGGTTTGCGCTCGGTCGGCGAACTCCACTGCTCGAATCCGACCCTGAGGCCAAACCCTTTTGGGAGTGGTCGGACTTTCTGATCATGATCGGCAGCTTCATCATCGCGTACGTGCTTGCCGCCTACGCGTTTGCCGGCACCCCGTCGCCGAATTCGTTGCGGCAAAGTGTTCCGGCGGAACAAGTGGCGAAACCGGAAATCGACGCAGTCCTCGCAAAGCAATCCGAACACGCTGTCGATTCGACGAAGCAACGAAATCAGTACCGTCGCGCCATCGTCCTTCACACCTTCGCCAGTTTTTCTGCCATCTTGCTCACGCTCGTCTGGCTTCAAGCCTCCTATCGGCGACCTTTGTCGGCTTTCGGCTTGGGCGTGACCTTCGCTGATGTTCGACGTGGGTTGATTGCGGCCGTCTGGATTCTTTCTCCTGTGCTGCTGATCAGTTCGTTGGTTTCCTGGCTGGTCCCGTATCGGCATCTGCTGCTCGATACGATGGCAAGCGACCCCACCTGGGACTCATTTGCACTGCTGCTCGTTTCCGCGGTGATTGTGACGCCGGTCGCCGAGGAACTCGCGTTCCGAATGCTCCTGCAAGGCGGCTTACAGACATTGGCAAATCGCATGCTCTCGAATCATTCGGATCCAAAACCTCGCTCGGTCATGATCTTCACGAGCTGGGCACCCATTCTTGCTTCGAGCGTTTTCTTTGCGTTGATGCATTTGGGTCAAGGTGCCGCGCCGATCCCGCTGTTCGTGTTCTCGATCGGACTCGGCTATGTGTACCGCCAAACGGGGCGGCTTGCGATCCCGATCCTGATTCATTTCGTGTTGAATCTTTCCACGCTTTGCGTCGAGTTCAGCCGCATCAGCGCGGGCCTGTAG
- a CDS encoding Ppx/GppA phosphatase family protein, which translates to MPQRSPRTSAPAVHRPPRPVAVIDIGASAIRMAIAEIRDAGEVRTLDTLVQPVSLGREAFETRRLSRKNIERAAEILKQYQRVLREYGITDPANVRVVATSAVREAANRLAFTDRIFVVTGLSVEPIDEAEVNRITYMGITPQLRAHNILDNGRTVVLEVGGGSTELLVVRSGNVLSSDSYRLGSLRMLKTLETARTGAVRRRPILENHIRRALTLVSEAVSSDGGLNMVAIGGDIRIATRLLLGDDWEGGELAEIDVKALSKLTDEIVVLDDDTIVKRYGVSFIEAETLGPALLSYSMLANHFGLKKIFVSDTNLRDGLLHDMAVGGSWTAEFRNQIVRSALSLGRKFHFDEMHTRNVAELSRKLFDQLHSAHQLDSRHEVLLYVAALLHEIGTLINVRSHHKHALYIIKNSELFGLSKGELLQVGLVARYYRRAAPQPSHVDYMSLSRDERVVVSKLAAILRIASALDDTRSGRIREIECVREGDRLVINVPGVSDVSLERIALQQKSSLFRDIYGMSVLLRAGN; encoded by the coding sequence ATGCCGCAACGTTCGCCACGAACCAGTGCCCCCGCTGTTCACCGACCGCCAAGACCCGTCGCCGTGATCGACATCGGTGCTTCGGCGATCCGGATGGCCATTGCCGAGATCCGCGACGCGGGAGAAGTCCGTACGTTGGACACACTGGTTCAACCGGTGAGTCTGGGGCGTGAAGCGTTTGAAACACGCCGCTTGTCACGAAAAAACATCGAACGTGCAGCGGAAATCCTAAAGCAGTACCAGCGCGTGCTGCGTGAATATGGGATCACCGATCCAGCCAACGTCCGCGTCGTTGCCACCTCCGCCGTGCGCGAAGCGGCGAATCGACTAGCGTTCACCGACAGGATCTTTGTCGTCACGGGGCTGAGCGTCGAGCCGATCGACGAAGCCGAAGTGAATCGCATCACTTACATGGGCATTACACCGCAACTGCGAGCCCACAACATCTTGGACAACGGACGCACGGTGGTATTGGAAGTCGGCGGGGGCAGCACAGAACTGCTGGTCGTGCGAAGCGGAAACGTGCTCAGCAGCGATTCCTACCGTCTCGGCTCGTTGAGAATGCTGAAGACCCTGGAGACGGCGCGCACGGGAGCCGTCCGGCGACGTCCGATCTTAGAAAATCACATCCGCCGCGCATTGACGCTCGTTTCCGAAGCGGTCAGCAGCGATGGCGGGCTGAACATGGTGGCGATCGGCGGCGACATCCGCATCGCCACCCGATTGTTGCTGGGCGATGACTGGGAAGGAGGCGAGTTGGCGGAGATCGATGTCAAAGCACTTTCCAAGCTGACCGATGAAATCGTTGTGCTCGACGATGACACCATCGTCAAACGCTACGGAGTCAGCTTCATCGAAGCCGAGACGCTCGGACCAGCGTTGCTTTCTTACAGCATGTTGGCAAACCACTTCGGATTGAAGAAAATATTCGTCAGCGATACCAACCTGCGAGATGGTTTGCTGCATGACATGGCCGTCGGTGGCAGTTGGACGGCTGAGTTTCGCAACCAAATCGTGCGTTCTGCGTTATCATTGGGGCGTAAGTTTCATTTCGACGAGATGCACACTCGAAATGTCGCCGAGTTGTCCCGCAAATTGTTTGATCAACTGCATTCGGCCCATCAATTGGACAGCCGTCACGAAGTCCTCTTGTACGTCGCCGCACTGCTGCACGAGATTGGCACGCTGATCAATGTGCGTAGTCATCACAAGCACGCGTTGTACATCATCAAGAACAGCGAACTGTTTGGACTCTCCAAAGGCGAACTGTTGCAAGTCGGCTTGGTGGCGCGTTACTATCGCCGCGCCGCGCCGCAGCCATCACACGTGGACTACATGTCGCTCTCGCGTGACGAACGAGTCGTGGTCTCAAAATTGGCCGCAATCCTGCGAATCGCATCGGCATTGGACGACACCCGCAGCGGCCGAATCCGCGAGATCGAGTGTGTCCGTGAAGGAGACCGGTTGGTGATCAACGTTCCTGGCGTTTCAGACGTATCGCTGGAGCGAATCGCCTTGCAACAAAAATCGTCCTTGTTCCGCGACATCTACGGCATGTCCGTCCTCCTCCGCGCCGGCAACTGA
- a CDS encoding DUF3592 domain-containing protein, giving the protein MSLSDQDTTPGRPGWYRIITCFLTVTISLGACIYTTYHSWILVSRGERATATVTKIETVKVGTDNLDSPIWHVKFPTANGQSRQATIDASFSRVKVGDTINVLYDPTRTDQVLADRWISLWGWPAASAFLFFCFLGETFRLSRDLMMSHRGTTTKQ; this is encoded by the coding sequence ATGTCACTATCCGATCAAGACACGACCCCGGGACGTCCTGGGTGGTACCGAATCATTACCTGTTTTTTGACGGTAACGATCTCGTTAGGTGCTTGTATCTACACCACCTATCACTCATGGATTCTCGTCAGCCGTGGTGAAAGGGCAACAGCCACCGTTACCAAGATCGAAACAGTAAAGGTCGGAACGGACAACTTGGATTCTCCCATCTGGCACGTGAAATTTCCGACAGCCAATGGACAGTCAAGACAAGCGACGATCGACGCTTCTTTTTCACGAGTCAAAGTGGGCGACACGATCAATGTCCTTTACGATCCGACTCGCACGGATCAAGTGTTGGCGGATCGATGGATCTCCCTTTGGGGATGGCCGGCTGCCTCGGCATTCTTGTTCTTCTGTTTTCTAGGAGAAACTTTTCGACTGTCCAGGGATCTGATGATGAGTCATCGAGGCACGACGACTAAACAATGA
- the rimO gene encoding 30S ribosomal protein S12 methylthiotransferase RimO — translation MQLPVVDAQSPASPKPGSSATPPGSARGQYAVVSLGCPKNLVDTEQMLGRLDQDGYRMVSDVESADFVVVNTCGFIDSAREESLGAIDEMLELKRQGKIRGVVVTGCLAERQQGKLLAARPEIDAMVGVFGRNDIVSVVDRFQSGITEQQQVFRPAPIRPLSDAVRTAVTPRHFAYLKISEGCDRLCTFCAIPKMRGKHYSKPIEQVVDEAKRLGESGVREIVVVAQDTTYYGKDLYGQPRLSDLLLQLDQIETVDWIRLMYFYPMYIDDKLIDTLAGAQRIVPYIDMPLQHASDTMLKRMSRKTTRSSQEEILGRLRERIDSLVMRTTMITGFPGETDDDFQQLLEFTQQQRFEHLGVFTYSVEDDTPAAKLPDRVPPEIAQERMGELMAVQQEIAFDWAESRVGTVDDVIIDAPLPEQDGVWIGRTRAEAPDIDGVVYVSGVDPDEPLTVGSIVPCEIVTANGYDLVAAPLSDS, via the coding sequence ATGCAACTTCCCGTCGTTGACGCTCAATCGCCCGCATCCCCTAAGCCCGGCAGCTCAGCCACCCCCCCAGGGTCCGCAAGGGGGCAGTACGCCGTTGTCTCGCTTGGGTGTCCCAAGAACCTAGTGGACACGGAGCAAATGCTGGGACGTCTGGACCAAGACGGCTATCGCATGGTGTCCGATGTCGAGTCCGCTGATTTTGTCGTCGTCAACACGTGCGGCTTCATCGACTCCGCGCGAGAAGAATCGCTCGGCGCGATCGACGAGATGCTGGAGCTGAAACGCCAGGGCAAGATCCGTGGCGTCGTCGTCACCGGATGTTTGGCCGAGCGACAGCAGGGCAAATTGTTGGCGGCACGTCCTGAGATCGACGCGATGGTCGGCGTCTTTGGTCGCAATGATATTGTGTCGGTGGTGGACCGATTCCAATCCGGGATCACGGAACAGCAACAAGTGTTCCGCCCGGCGCCGATCCGACCGCTCAGCGATGCGGTGCGAACCGCGGTCACTCCGAGACATTTTGCCTACCTGAAAATCAGTGAAGGATGTGACCGACTGTGTACGTTTTGCGCAATCCCCAAAATGCGAGGCAAGCACTACAGCAAGCCGATCGAGCAAGTGGTCGACGAAGCCAAACGGTTGGGCGAGAGCGGTGTACGCGAAATCGTCGTCGTTGCCCAGGACACGACTTACTATGGCAAGGATCTGTACGGCCAACCGCGTCTGAGTGATCTGTTGTTGCAGCTTGACCAGATCGAAACGGTTGATTGGATCCGTTTGATGTATTTTTATCCGATGTACATCGATGACAAACTGATCGATACGCTGGCCGGTGCACAACGTATTGTGCCTTACATCGATATGCCGTTGCAGCACGCCAGCGATACCATGTTGAAACGGATGTCTCGAAAGACCACGCGTTCATCACAGGAGGAAATCCTGGGACGGCTTCGAGAGCGGATCGACTCGCTTGTCATGCGAACGACGATGATCACGGGATTCCCCGGCGAAACCGACGATGATTTTCAGCAATTGCTTGAGTTCACCCAGCAACAACGCTTCGAACACTTGGGCGTGTTCACGTATAGTGTGGAAGACGACACGCCGGCGGCGAAGTTGCCCGACCGAGTTCCACCAGAGATCGCGCAAGAGCGAATGGGCGAGTTGATGGCCGTCCAACAGGAGATCGCATTTGATTGGGCGGAGAGCAGAGTCGGCACCGTCGATGACGTGATCATCGACGCACCGCTGCCCGAGCAAGACGGCGTGTGGATCGGACGGACGCGAGCGGAAGCGCCGGACATCGATGGCGTCGTTTACGTTTCGGGTGTTGACCCCGACGAACCATTAACGGTCGGCAGCATCGTTCCCTGCGAGATCGTTACGGCCAACGGATACGATTTGGTCGCCGCGCCACTTTCTGATTCGTGA
- a CDS encoding glycosyltransferase family 2 protein, with protein sequence MSNAAHYWSRDYVAQMQALLGPDACRKLAIYELPDSFLLSVIVPVYNERDTVAGVVERLASTGIPMQVILVDDGSQDGTGDVLEGLADGQGVLACRHERNLGKGAAIRTALGSVKGDLVVIQDADREYDPSDFRYLIQPLLSGEADVAYGTRYGHYDRQLSPWWHQAVNGLITWLASIAIGIRLSDVETCYKMVPREHLAAIESDLRENRFGIEIELTARLARRGLRFTERPIRYQHRWYGEGKKIGWKDGVGALWCILKYGLLRR encoded by the coding sequence ATGTCCAACGCCGCACATTATTGGTCACGCGATTACGTCGCGCAAATGCAAGCTTTGCTGGGACCGGATGCTTGCCGAAAACTTGCGATCTACGAGTTGCCCGATTCGTTTTTGCTGTCCGTCATTGTCCCCGTCTACAACGAACGTGACACGGTCGCTGGTGTCGTTGAGCGGCTTGCATCCACTGGCATTCCCATGCAGGTCATTCTTGTCGATGACGGCAGTCAAGATGGCACAGGAGACGTCCTGGAGGGCTTGGCAGATGGACAAGGTGTCCTTGCTTGTCGTCATGAAAGGAATCTCGGTAAAGGTGCAGCGATCCGTACCGCGTTGGGTTCTGTGAAGGGTGACTTGGTGGTGATCCAAGACGCAGATCGTGAATATGATCCGTCGGACTTCCGTTACTTGATTCAACCGCTGCTATCAGGCGAAGCAGATGTCGCATATGGGACACGCTACGGCCACTACGACCGCCAGCTTTCTCCGTGGTGGCATCAAGCCGTCAACGGGCTGATCACTTGGCTGGCGAGCATCGCCATCGGCATCCGGCTGAGCGATGTCGAAACCTGCTACAAGATGGTTCCACGCGAGCATCTCGCCGCGATCGAGAGCGATCTGCGCGAGAACCGATTCGGCATTGAGATCGAATTGACCGCGCGTTTGGCGAGACGCGGGCTGCGGTTTACCGAACGACCGATTCGTTACCAGCACAGGTGGTATGGCGAAGGAAAAAAGATCGGCTGGAAAGACGGCGTGGGCGCCCTTTGGTGCATTCTGAAATACGGACTGCTGAGACGCTGA